Proteins encoded together in one Perognathus longimembris pacificus isolate PPM17 chromosome 8, ASM2315922v1, whole genome shotgun sequence window:
- the Thnsl2 gene encoding threonine synthase-like 2: MWYTSTRGLAPQVDFEGALFSGYAPDGGLYMPRELPQLDRDTLCRWSKLSYPSLVKELCSLFIGPKLIPRAELNDLIDRAFCRFRHKEVVHLCRLKNGLNVLELWHGVTYAFKDLSLSCTAQFLQYFLEKREKHVTVVVGTSGDTGSAAIESVQGAKNVDIIVLLPKGRCSRIQELQMTSVVEDNVHVFGVEGSSDELDEPIKAVFADVAFVRKHNLMSLNSINWSRVLVQMAHHFFAYFQCAPPLGTHPLPPVEVVVPTGAAGNLAAGCIAQQMGLPIHLVVGVNHNDIIHRTVQWGDFSLSEAFRPTLASAMDIQVPYNMERIFWLLSGSNSEVTRALMEQFERTHTLHLPKELHSKLLQAVTSESVSDEAITRTMARCWEENQYLLCPHSAVAVSYHYQQTDRQQPSAPRCCLAPASAAKFPEAVLAAGLTPSTPADILALEHKQTRCTPMRRGDNWTQMLRDAVEALSQRWKGQAVTA, encoded by the exons ATGTGGTACACCAGCACCCGGGGCTTGGCCCCACAGGTCGACTTTGAAGGGGCCCTCTTCTCTGGCTATGCACCTGATGGGGGCCTCTACATGCCCCGGGAGCTCCCACAGCTGGACAGAGACACCTTGTGTCGTTGGAGCAAGCTGTCCTATCCCAGCCTGGTGAAGGAGCTCTGCTCCCTCTTCATTGGCCCTAAGCTCATTCCAAGAGCTGAGTTAAATG ACCTGATCGACCGTGCCTTCTGCAGATTCCGCCACAAAGAGGTGGTTCATTTGTGCAGGCTGAAGAATGGGCTGAATGTGTTGGAGTTGTGGCATGGAGTCACATATGCCTTTAaggacctgtccctgagctgtacAGCCCAGTTTCTGCAGTACTTCctggaaaagagggagaaacatGTTACCGTGGTTGTAG GAACTTCTGGGGACACTGGGAGTGCTGCCATTGAGAGTGTTCAAGGGGCAAAGAACGTGGACATCATTGTTCTGCTGCCCAAAGGTCGCTGCTCGAGGATCCAGGAGCTCCAGATGACCAGCGTGGTGGAGGACAACGTCCACGTGTTTGGGG tGGAGGGAAGCAGCGATGAGCTGGATGAGCCCATCAAGGCTGTGTTCGCTGATGTGGCCTTTGTCAGGAAGCACAATCTGATGAGCTTGAATTCCATCAACTGGTCTCGGGTCCTGGTGCAGATGGCTCACCACTTCTTCGCTTATTTCCAGTGTGCCCCTCCCTTGGGCActcaccccctccctcctgtggAAGTGGTTGTGCCCACGGGGGCTGCCGGAAACCTTGCAG CTGGGTGCATTGCTCAGCAGATGGGCCTGCCCATCCACCTGGTGGTGGGCGTGAACCACAATGACATCATCCACAGGACCGTCCAGTGGGGAGACTTCTCCCTGTCCGAAGCGTTCAGACCAACCTTGGCATCAGCCATGGACATCCAG GTGCCCTACAACATGGAAAGGATCTTCTGGCTGCTCTCTGGCTCTAACAGCGAGGTGACAAGAGCCCTCATGGAGCAATTTGAAAGGACCCACACTCTGCATCTACCCAAGGAACTGCACAGCAAG CTTTTACAGGCGGTGACATCGGAGTCGGTGTCGGATGAAGCCATCACCCGGACCATGGCCCGCTGCTGGGAGGAGAACCAGTACCTGCTGTGCCCTCACTCGGCCGTAGCCGTGAGCTACCATTACCAGCAGACGGACAGGCAGCAGCCCAG TGCCCCCCGGTGCTGCCTGGCCCCTGCCTCTGCGGCCAAGTTCCCCGAAGCAGTCCTAGCTGCGGGGCTGACCCCCAGCACCCCTGCGGACATCCTAGCCCTGGAGCACAAGCAGACGCGCTGCACCCCAATGCGGAGAGGGGATAACTGGACACAGATGCTTCGGGACGCCGTCGAGGCCCTGAGCCAGAGGTGGAAGGGGCAGGCTGTCACTGCCTAG